From Zea mays cultivar B73 chromosome 3, Zm-B73-REFERENCE-NAM-5.0, whole genome shotgun sequence:
tataaATATTGCATAAAAAGATAtcagtgcgttgcaacggaaccgtgAGGAAAACATTTATCGCTACAATTTGATCAAACGACAAGATATTGCGTCCCTCGGATGTTTATCGGAATAAACACATACAAAACAAGTATAAATATTGCATAAAAATAAAATACATGTAAACACTAACTGTTCAGATTGTAAACTCATACTTAAGGTGCTCGTGCTAAAGGATCAAAGCGTAGAATGCCAAAAGTCAATTAGCTTAAGCATCCTTACCAGGTTTCAGGTCGCTATGTATTATGCCATTGGCATGTAAATAGTCCAGTGCATGAGCTATGTCCACTACATAGCTTATTGCAGTGTGTGTATTTAGTTGGCTAGACCGGATGCTATGCAGGTAACTTTTCAGTGACATTCCTGGCAGTAGCTCACTAACGATCACCATCAATGGTTCTTTGCAAGCTCCAATAAACTGCAGGAGTGCATAAACGGTTGTGAGGTCCAAAAGAACTAACAATTTACGAATCACATAAGCTAGCATTAAGACCCGGAAGTATCTTGACAAGATTCTCATGTTTCACTTTACACATCATATTTACTTCGGATGAAACAGCCTTCAAGTGTTGTTTTTCTTCAGGGATACTGCCACGGTTAAGAACCTTTATCGCTACAATTTGATCACCGTACCTATTTGAAGCATACAAGAAAAACAGGATTACAGATATGACTTAAATGTTCTAAAGGGCAAATGATAGAAACTGGTGAATAAGAATAGAAAAAAATACAAAGTATTATGGCACAAGCTTCCTCATGTGAAGACAATGACATCTGAACTTGTGATGTTACCAACAGTCATCTATGACATATTAATATTTCTCTAGAGAGGAGATTATTGGAGGTATACTCTGTACTGCCATCACGACTAACATTTCCTCCAAGGTTCTCAAGGATCGCACAGCTCATAGCTAATGTTTTGACAAAAAACATCCTCCTGCCTGCTAAAATCTCAACAAAATATTGGAACTTTGGAAGCTTGAAGTGAGTACCAGGCATGAATCTGCTTGATACTATAACAGATGGAGGATTTGGGCACCCTGAGAAACTAATTAATTTAAAGCATACTAATAGCCATTTTTTGCAAGGGTCTGGTGCATAACACACATTTAATTCGAGACAACTAAAGCAGATACTTCAAAATCAGCCCAGTTGATAAAGTAGCTGTGGCTTGGAGCAAAGACATGTGAAAAAATAAGCACGGGTATGcacgtctcaaatacatctttacTTCCCCTTGTAGACCTTGCCATGAGCTCCCTCCCCAATCTTGTCCCAAACGAACATCATCTTTGGATCAACAAGCAGCTTCCTATCAATCCACGATGCCGGCGCTGCGACATCCGAGCTCCGGGCAGGCGCCACTGAATCATCAGCGGTGACTTTGCTGGGCCACGACCGCCTGAACTCCTCGCTGCCGCTACTACTGCAGCTGTCCCGGCACACATCGCTGCCGCAACTCATCGTGTCTGACCGCACGCGACGCGCCACTAGAGCGGAGGAAACGACGTTGTCGGGGTCCACAAACTTGCAGGACAACCGAGGCAACGTCTGAGCTATTGATTGGGCGGCGAGCGAGGGGCAGGATCTGAGAGCGAAAGGATTTAGTGCGAGCGAGTGCTGTCGGTGGACTGTTAAAAATAACCAGCGACCTCGCCATGGATGGAAGGGGATCGCGGGGGCAACCGATTGAAGCCATGGATGCGGTAGCGGTGATTGCGCGATGGAATGCGCGA
This genomic window contains:
- the LOC103649673 gene encoding serine/threonine-protein kinase STY13, which produces MSCGSDVCRDSCSSSGSEEFRRSWPSKVTADDSVAPARSSDVAAPASWIDRKLLVDPKMMFVWDKIGEGAHGKVYKGKYGDQIVAIKVLNRGSIPEEKQHLKAVSSEVNMMCKVKHENLVKFIGACKEPLMVIVSELLPGMSLKSYLHSIRSSQLNTHTAISYVVDIAHALDYLHANGIIHSDLKPGKDA